From the genome of Triticum aestivum cultivar Chinese Spring chromosome 3B, IWGSC CS RefSeq v2.1, whole genome shotgun sequence, one region includes:
- the LOC123072857 gene encoding uncharacterized protein yields MMLVAKEFGALSPPGAVAAQRRWAPPATARVSPRGGGGSSPVGDLWLRTRGGADGPGGSQHGSHESDMDLAMLVSDFLEGGGGGGGGGDSRGSSDGEAGGLHDLAHLADKISMYKQAGDEKENELLSVVHSLLFSIHETELQDFVRGQCTGSCIRHLLVKLLRYSGYDAAVCVSKWQGFDKIPGGDHEYIDVIIDNDLTGPERLIIDIDFRSHFEIARAVDPYGTLLDSLPVVYVGTLPRLKQFLNVMADAAKWSLKQNSMPLPPWRSLSYLQMKWHSKYERKGLHSEQQEFQGASPSHALCFGHLKRLKSSLRLELETGRLLMMPVMQAGTKRTAMYERRRRRSLLSF; encoded by the exons ATGATGCTGGTGGCCAAGGAGTTCGGCGCGCTGTCGCCCCCGGGGGCGGTGGCGGCGCAGCGGAGGTGGGCCCCGCCGGCGACGGCGCGGGTGTCGCCGCGCGGCGGCGGGGGTTCGTCGCCGGTGGGGGACCTGTGGCTGCGGACGCGGGGTGGGGCGGACGGGCCCGGCGGGAGCCAGCACGGGAGCCACGAGAGCGACATGGACCTGGCCATGCTCGTCAGCGACTTcctcgagggcggcggcggcgggggcgggggcggcgactcgCGCGGCAGCAGCGACGGCGAGGCCGGCGGCCTCCACGACCTCGCCCACCTCGCCGACAAGATCTCG ATGTACAAGCAAGCTGGAGACGAGAAGGAAAACGAGCTGCTCTCCGTGGTTCACTCGCTGCTGTTctcgatccacgagacagagctccaggatttcgtaaGAGGTCAATGTACTGGCAGCTGCATCCGTCATCTGCTCGTGAAGCTCCTGAGGTACTCGGGATACGACGCGGCCGTCTGCGTGTCCAAATGGCAGGGGTTCGACAAGATACCTGGAG GTGATCATGAGTACATTGATGTCATAATAGACAACGACCTGACGGGTCCAGAGCGTCTGATCATCGACATCGACTTCAGGAGCCACTTTGAAATAGCCAGAGCAGTCGATCCTTACGGCACCCTGCTGGACTCGCTCCCGGTGGTCTATGTCGGCACCCTTCCAAGACTGAAGCAGTTCCTGAACGTGATGGCCGACGCGGCGAAATGGTCCCTGAAGCAGAACTCCATGCCCCTGCCGCCCTGGAGATCCCTGTCCTACCTCCAAATGAAGTGGCACTCCAAGTACGAGAGGAAAGGCCTGCACTCCGAGCAGCAAGAGTTCCAGGGCGCATCTCCGAGCCACGCGCTGTGCTTCGGGCATCTGAAGCGGCTGAAATCCTCACTGCGGCTGGAGCTCGAGACCGGAAGGCTGCTCATGATGCCGGTCATGCAGGCCGGCACGAAGAGGACGGCGATGTACGAGAGGCGGCGTAGGCGCTCCCTGCTCAGCTTCTGA